In one window of Thermus aquaticus DNA:
- the rpiA gene encoding ribose-5-phosphate isomerase RpiA, with the protein MERPLEAYKKEAAHAAVAYVQDGMVVGLGTGSTARYAVLELARRLREGELKAVRGVPTSEATRDLALKEGIPLVDLPPEGVDLAIDGADEIAPDLSLIKGLGGALLREKIVEATAGEFIVVADHTKKVPVLGRGVVPVEIVPFGHQATLRAIAHLGGEPALRMDGDEFYFTDNGHLIADCRFGPIGDPLGLHKALLEIPGVVETGIFVGLATRALIGGPMGVEELLP; encoded by the coding sequence GTGGAGAGGCCCCTCGAGGCCTACAAGAAGGAGGCCGCCCACGCCGCCGTGGCCTACGTGCAAGACGGCATGGTGGTGGGGCTGGGCACCGGCTCCACCGCCCGCTACGCCGTCCTGGAGCTGGCCCGCCGCCTCCGGGAGGGGGAGCTCAAGGCGGTGCGGGGGGTCCCCACCTCCGAGGCCACCCGGGACCTGGCCCTGAAGGAGGGGATTCCCCTCGTAGACCTGCCGCCGGAGGGGGTGGACCTGGCCATTGACGGGGCCGACGAGATCGCCCCCGACCTCTCCCTCATCAAGGGCCTGGGCGGGGCCCTCCTCCGGGAGAAGATCGTGGAGGCCACGGCGGGGGAGTTCATCGTGGTGGCCGACCACACCAAGAAGGTTCCCGTCCTGGGCCGGGGCGTGGTGCCGGTGGAGATCGTCCCCTTCGGCCACCAGGCCACCCTTAGGGCCATCGCCCACCTGGGGGGCGAGCCCGCATTGCGCATGGACGGGGACGAGTTTTACTTCACCGACAACGGCCACCTCATCGCCGACTGCCGCTTCGGCCCCATCGGGGACCCCCTGGGCCTGCACAAAGCCCTCCTGGAGATTCCCGGCGTGGTGGAAACGGGGATCTTCGTGGGCCTGGCCACCCGGGCCCTGATCGGGGGGCCCATGGGGGTGGAGGAGCTCTTGCCGTAG
- the bcp gene encoding thioredoxin-dependent thiol peroxidase, giving the protein MPGMEGTLAPDFALPDQEGRVHRLSDYRGRWVVLYFYPKDDTPGCTKEACGFRDRMGDLQALGAVVLGVSADDVASHKRFAEKYGLNFPLLADPERQAILAYGAWGKKNLYGKEYEGVLRQTFLIDPEGRIAKVWRKVSPEGHAEEVAEALRQARGE; this is encoded by the coding sequence ATGCCCGGCATGGAAGGCACCTTAGCTCCAGACTTCGCCCTTCCCGACCAGGAGGGCAGGGTCCACCGCCTTTCGGACTACCGGGGGCGGTGGGTGGTCCTCTACTTCTACCCCAAGGACGACACCCCCGGTTGCACCAAGGAGGCCTGCGGCTTCCGGGACCGCATGGGGGACCTGCAGGCTCTGGGGGCCGTGGTCCTTGGGGTTTCCGCCGACGACGTGGCGAGCCACAAGCGCTTCGCCGAGAAGTACGGCCTCAACTTTCCCCTCCTCGCCGACCCCGAGCGCCAGGCCATCCTGGCCTACGGGGCCTGGGGGAAGAAGAACCTTTACGGGAAGGAGTACGAAGGGGTGTTGCGGCAGACCTTTCTCATAGACCCTGAGGGCAGAATCGCCAAGGTGTGGCGCAAGGTGTCCCCGGAGGGGCACGCCGAGGAGGTGGCGGAGGCCCTGCGCCAGGCAAGGGGGGAGTAG
- a CDS encoding adenosine-specific kinase, which translates to MELKLIPVEKPENLNVILGQAHFIKTVEDLHEALVTAVPGIRFGLAFSEASGKRLIRRSGTDEALTDLAVRNLLNIAAGHAFLIVLGEGFYPINVLHAVKACPEVVRIFAATANPLQVVVAEEGEQRAILGVMDGFKPLGVEDEAEVAWRKDLLRRFGYKL; encoded by the coding sequence ATGGAGCTCAAGCTGATCCCCGTGGAGAAGCCGGAGAACCTGAACGTGATCCTGGGCCAGGCCCACTTTATCAAGACGGTGGAGGACCTGCACGAGGCCTTGGTGACCGCCGTGCCCGGCATCAGGTTCGGCCTCGCCTTCTCGGAGGCCAGCGGGAAGCGCCTCATCCGCCGCTCGGGGACGGACGAGGCCCTTACGGACCTCGCCGTCAGGAACCTCCTCAACATCGCCGCGGGCCACGCCTTCCTCATCGTGTTGGGCGAGGGGTTTTACCCCATCAACGTCCTCCACGCGGTGAAGGCCTGCCCCGAGGTGGTCCGGATCTTCGCCGCCACCGCCAACCCCCTTCAGGTGGTGGTGGCCGAGGAGGGGGAGCAGAGGGCCATCCTGGGCGTGATGGACGGCTTCAAGCCCCTGGGCGTGGAGGACGAGGCCGAGGTGGCCTGGCGTAAGGACCTCCTCCGCCGCTTCGGCTACAAGCTATAA
- the mqnC gene encoding cyclic dehypoxanthinyl futalosine synthase: protein MRGMDVLEKAVAGERLSQEEVLTLFDLPLPELAAAAHEVRLRKTDPEVVTFLIDRNINYTNVCTVACAFCAFYRTKRQKDAYTLSYEAIAEKIEELYRVGGRRILLQGGVNPELPLEWYLDLLRYLKGRFPDLRIDAFSPEEILGLERLTGLRAEAILERMREAGLDGMPGAGAEILVDEVRLKAAPARIRVADWYRIVDAAQALGLYTLASMVIGFGEGKEERAAHLLGLRAQQDRALERHKNGFAAFALWTLQVEHTRLKGKAPGATAHEYLKTLAVARLTLDNFAHFQASWPTLGFKVAQAALYYGADDFGSTMLEENVVSAAGGHGRTHATVREIVRHIVDAGFRPAERDPLYRILRYPDPEAILKEPVELPMA, encoded by the coding sequence ATGAGGGGCATGGACGTCCTGGAGAAGGCCGTGGCCGGGGAAAGGCTTTCGCAGGAGGAGGTGCTAACCCTCTTTGACCTCCCCCTCCCCGAGCTCGCCGCCGCCGCCCACGAGGTGCGCCTCAGGAAGACCGACCCCGAGGTGGTCACCTTCCTCATAGACCGCAACATCAACTACACCAACGTCTGCACCGTGGCCTGCGCCTTCTGCGCCTTCTACCGCACCAAAAGGCAGAAGGACGCCTACACCCTGAGCTACGAGGCCATCGCGGAGAAGATTGAGGAGCTCTACCGGGTGGGGGGAAGGCGCATCCTCCTCCAGGGCGGGGTGAACCCCGAGCTTCCCCTGGAGTGGTACCTGGACCTCCTCCGCTACCTCAAGGGCCGCTTCCCCGACCTGCGCATAGACGCCTTCAGCCCCGAGGAGATCCTGGGCCTGGAGAGGCTCACCGGCCTCCGGGCCGAGGCCATCCTGGAGAGGATGAGGGAGGCGGGCCTGGACGGGATGCCGGGAGCGGGGGCGGAGATCCTGGTGGACGAGGTGCGGCTCAAGGCCGCTCCCGCCCGCATAAGGGTGGCGGACTGGTACCGCATCGTGGACGCCGCCCAGGCCCTGGGCCTCTACACCCTGGCCAGCATGGTCATCGGCTTCGGGGAGGGGAAGGAGGAGCGCGCCGCCCACCTCCTGGGCCTAAGGGCCCAGCAGGACCGGGCCCTGGAGCGCCACAAGAACGGCTTCGCCGCCTTCGCCCTCTGGACGCTCCAGGTGGAGCACACCCGCCTCAAGGGCAAGGCCCCGGGGGCCACGGCCCACGAGTACCTGAAGACCCTGGCCGTGGCCCGGCTCACCCTGGACAACTTCGCCCACTTCCAGGCCTCCTGGCCCACCCTGGGCTTCAAGGTGGCCCAGGCCGCCCTGTACTACGGGGCCGACGACTTCGGGAGCACCATGCTGGAGGAGAACGTGGTCTCGGCGGCGGGAGGGCACGGGCGCACCCACGCCACGGTGCGGGAGATCGTGCGCCACATCGTGGACGCCGGGTTCCGGCCGGCAGAAAGGGACCCCCTTTACCGCATCCTCCGCTATCCGGACCCCGAGGCCATCCTGAAGGAGCCCGTGGAGCTCCCCATGGCCTAA
- the trpA gene encoding tryptophan synthase subunit alpha — MTTKEAFARAQAEGRAALIPYLTAGFPSREGFLEAVKEVLPYADLLEIGLPYSDPLGDGPVIQRASEAALRKGMSVQGVLELVKEVRSLTEKPIFLMTYLNPVLAWGPERFFSLFRQAGATGLILPDLPPDEDPALVRLAQEIGLETVFLLAPTSTEARIRTVTQYATGFVYAVSVTGVTGARERLPEEVRDLVARIKAATDLPVALGFGVSGRKTAAQAAVADGVVVGSALIQALEAGRPLRPLLEEIREGLMRPVPS; from the coding sequence GTGACCACCAAGGAAGCCTTCGCCAGGGCCCAGGCGGAAGGCCGGGCCGCCCTCATCCCCTACCTCACCGCCGGCTTCCCCAGCCGGGAGGGCTTTTTGGAGGCGGTGAAGGAGGTTCTGCCCTACGCCGACCTCCTGGAGATCGGCCTCCCCTACTCGGACCCCCTGGGGGACGGGCCGGTGATCCAGCGGGCCAGCGAGGCCGCCCTCAGGAAGGGGATGAGCGTCCAGGGGGTTTTGGAGCTGGTCAAGGAGGTGCGGAGCCTCACGGAGAAGCCCATCTTCCTCATGACCTACCTGAACCCCGTTTTGGCCTGGGGGCCGGAGCGCTTCTTTAGCCTCTTCCGGCAGGCCGGGGCCACGGGCCTGATCCTCCCCGACCTCCCCCCCGACGAGGACCCGGCTCTGGTGCGCCTGGCCCAGGAGATCGGCCTGGAGACGGTCTTCCTCCTGGCCCCCACCTCCACGGAGGCCAGGATCCGCACCGTGACCCAGTACGCCACCGGCTTCGTCTACGCCGTCTCCGTGACCGGGGTCACGGGGGCGCGGGAGAGGCTTCCCGAGGAGGTCAGGGACCTCGTGGCCCGCATCAAGGCGGCCACCGACCTGCCGGTGGCCCTGGGCTTTGGGGTTTCGGGACGGAAGACGGCGGCCCAGGCGGCGGTGGCCGACGGGGTGGTGGTGGGGAGCGCCCTCATCCAGGCCCTCGAGGCGGGCCGCCCCTTAAGACCCCTCCTGGAGGAGATCAGGGAAGGCCTCATGCGGCCCGTCCCCTCCTAA
- the trpB gene encoding tryptophan synthase subunit beta: MLTLPDFPLPDARGRFGPYGGRYVPETLIPALEEVEAAYREAKEDPAFLAELEYYLREFAGRPTPLFHARRLSEHWGGAQVYLKREDLLHTGAHKINNTLGQALLARRMGKRRVVAETGAGQHGVSVATVAALFGLECVVYMGEEDVRRQALNVFRMKLLGAEVRPVASGSRTLKDATNEAIRDWITHVRTTFYILGSVVGPHPYPMMVRDFQSVIGEEVKRQSLERFGRYPDALIAAVGGGSNAIGLFAPFAYLPEGERPRLIGVEAAGEGLSTGRHAASIGAGKRGVLHGSYMYLLYDHDGQITPAHSVSAGLDYPGVGPEHSYYADAGLAEYAAVTDEEALEGFKLLARLEGIIPALESAHAVAHAAKVVPEMGKDEIVVINLSGRGDKDVTEVMRLLGGEL, from the coding sequence ATGCTGACTTTGCCGGATTTTCCCTTACCGGACGCGAGGGGCCGCTTTGGACCCTACGGGGGGCGGTACGTGCCGGAGACCCTGATCCCGGCCCTCGAGGAGGTGGAGGCCGCCTACCGGGAGGCCAAGGAGGACCCCGCCTTCTTGGCCGAGCTGGAGTACTACCTGAGGGAGTTCGCGGGCCGCCCCACCCCCCTCTTCCACGCCCGGAGGCTCAGCGAGCACTGGGGCGGGGCCCAGGTCTACCTGAAGCGGGAAGACCTCCTCCACACCGGGGCCCACAAGATCAACAACACCCTGGGCCAGGCCCTCCTGGCCCGCCGCATGGGCAAGAGGCGGGTGGTGGCCGAGACGGGAGCGGGCCAGCACGGGGTCAGCGTGGCCACCGTGGCCGCCCTCTTTGGCCTGGAGTGCGTGGTCTACATGGGCGAGGAGGACGTCAGGCGGCAGGCCCTGAACGTCTTCCGCATGAAGCTTCTGGGGGCCGAGGTGCGCCCGGTGGCCTCGGGGAGCCGCACCCTTAAAGACGCCACCAACGAGGCCATACGGGACTGGATCACCCACGTGCGCACCACCTTTTACATCCTGGGCTCGGTGGTGGGCCCCCACCCCTACCCCATGATGGTGCGGGACTTCCAGAGCGTGATCGGGGAGGAGGTGAAGCGGCAGAGCCTGGAGCGCTTCGGCCGCTACCCCGACGCCCTCATCGCCGCCGTGGGCGGGGGCTCCAACGCCATCGGCCTCTTCGCTCCCTTCGCCTACCTTCCCGAGGGAGAAAGGCCCAGGCTCATCGGGGTGGAGGCGGCGGGGGAGGGGCTCAGCACCGGCCGCCACGCCGCCAGCATCGGGGCGGGGAAGCGGGGGGTCTTGCACGGGAGCTACATGTACCTCCTCTACGACCACGACGGCCAGATCACCCCGGCCCACTCGGTCTCCGCCGGCCTGGACTACCCCGGGGTGGGGCCGGAGCACAGCTACTACGCCGACGCCGGCCTGGCCGAGTACGCCGCCGTCACCGACGAGGAGGCCCTGGAGGGCTTCAAGCTCCTGGCCCGCCTCGAGGGCATCATCCCCGCCCTGGAATCGGCCCACGCCGTCGCCCACGCCGCCAAGGTGGTCCCGGAGATGGGGAAGGACGAGATCGTGGTCATCAACCTCTCGGGCCGGGGGGACAAGGACGTGACCGAGGTCATGCGCCTTCTGGGAGGGGAGCTGTGA
- the thyX gene encoding FAD-dependent thymidylate synthase, protein MDFIPVLDKGFVRLVEVMGGDHSIVQAARVSYGPGTKTVREDRALIDYLMRHRHTSPFEMVEFKFHVKAPLFVVRQWFRHRTASVNEISGRYSVLKEEFYEPELWRKQAGKNKQGSEGAFPDEEADGLLRQVEEVAYAAYQALLQKGVAREMARMVLPLNLYTEFYWKQDLHNLFHFLTLRLAPEAQWEIRQYARAIAEIVKAHVPMAWESYEEHVLGGQNLSRTELMVLRGLLTPEVYEKALRELGLPESRVREALEKLFGGPPRP, encoded by the coding sequence ATGGACTTCATTCCCGTACTGGACAAGGGCTTCGTGCGTCTGGTGGAGGTCATGGGGGGCGACCATTCCATCGTCCAGGCGGCCCGGGTCTCCTACGGCCCGGGCACCAAGACCGTGCGGGAGGACCGGGCCCTCATTGACTACCTCATGCGCCACCGCCACACCAGCCCCTTTGAGATGGTGGAGTTCAAGTTCCACGTGAAGGCCCCCCTCTTCGTGGTGCGCCAGTGGTTCCGCCACCGCACGGCCAGCGTCAACGAGATCTCCGGCCGCTACTCCGTCCTCAAGGAGGAGTTCTACGAGCCCGAGCTCTGGCGAAAGCAGGCCGGGAAGAACAAGCAGGGCTCGGAAGGGGCCTTCCCCGACGAGGAGGCGGATGGGCTCCTCCGCCAGGTGGAGGAGGTGGCCTACGCCGCCTACCAGGCCCTTCTGCAAAAGGGGGTGGCCCGGGAGATGGCCCGCATGGTCCTGCCCCTGAACCTCTACACCGAGTTCTACTGGAAGCAGGACCTCCACAACCTCTTCCACTTCCTCACCCTCCGCCTGGCCCCCGAGGCCCAGTGGGAAATCCGGCAGTACGCCAGGGCCATCGCCGAGATCGTGAAGGCCCACGTGCCCATGGCCTGGGAGAGCTACGAGGAGCACGTCCTAGGGGGCCAAAACCTCTCCCGCACCGAGCTTATGGTCTTAAGGGGCCTCCTCACCCCGGAGGTGTACGAGAAGGCCCTGAGGGAGCTTGGGCTTCCCGAGTCCCGGGTCCGGGAAGCCTTGGAGAAGCTCTTCGGCGGACCGCCTAGGCCGTGA